Proteins co-encoded in one Parascardovia denticolens DSM 10105 = JCM 12538 genomic window:
- the tal gene encoding transaldolase, with amino-acid sequence MAENEHTQKTSDSGVSIWLDDLSRSRIESGSLQELIASKNVVGVTTNPSIFAKALHEVGPYDEQLKELGKDVNVEDAVRELTTTDVRNATDIFREIAESTDYVDGRVSIEVDPRLAHETEKTEVQAVELWEKVNRPNAMIKIPATLEGLPAITATLAKGISVNVTLIFSLERYEQVIDAFIEGIAQADANGHDLSHIGSVASFFVSRVDTAVDKLLEANGSEEAKALEGKAAVANARLAYELFEKKFAEDSRWAALEAKGAKKQRPLWASTGTKNPAYSPCKYVDELVAPNVVNTMPEKTLNALAKQGNGAPSIEGTYEESHEVMNKLAELGINIKDVTDKLEADGVASFIDSWSSVLADVQAGIDRVNA; translated from the coding sequence ATGGCAGAAAATGAACACACCCAAAAGACCAGCGACTCTGGCGTTTCCATCTGGCTCGATGATTTGAGCCGGTCCCGCATTGAGTCCGGCAGCCTGCAGGAGCTCATCGCCAGCAAGAACGTCGTCGGCGTGACCACCAACCCTTCCATCTTCGCCAAGGCCCTGCATGAAGTGGGACCTTACGATGAGCAGTTGAAGGAATTGGGCAAGGACGTGAACGTCGAGGACGCCGTACGCGAGCTCACCACCACCGATGTGCGCAATGCCACCGATATCTTCCGCGAGATCGCCGAATCCACCGACTATGTGGATGGCCGCGTGTCCATCGAAGTGGACCCCCGTCTGGCCCATGAGACCGAGAAGACCGAAGTCCAGGCCGTCGAGCTGTGGGAGAAGGTCAATCGTCCCAACGCCATGATCAAGATTCCCGCCACTCTGGAAGGCCTGCCGGCCATCACCGCCACCCTGGCCAAGGGCATCTCCGTGAACGTCACCCTGATCTTCTCTCTGGAACGCTATGAGCAGGTCATCGACGCCTTCATTGAAGGCATCGCCCAGGCTGACGCCAACGGCCATGACCTGAGCCACATCGGCTCCGTCGCCTCCTTCTTCGTCTCCCGCGTGGACACCGCTGTTGACAAGCTGCTCGAAGCCAATGGCTCCGAAGAGGCCAAGGCTCTGGAAGGCAAGGCCGCTGTGGCCAACGCCCGCCTGGCTTATGAGCTCTTCGAGAAGAAGTTCGCCGAGGATTCCCGCTGGGCCGCCCTCGAAGCCAAGGGCGCCAAGAAGCAGCGTCCTCTCTGGGCCTCCACCGGCACCAAGAACCCGGCCTACTCCCCTTGCAAGTATGTGGATGAGCTGGTCGCTCCGAACGTGGTCAACACCATGCCCGAGAAGACTCTCAACGCTCTCGCCAAGCAGGGCAACGGCGCTCCTTCCATCGAAGGCACCTACGAGGAAAGCCACGAAGTCATGAACAAGCTGGCCGAGCTGGGCATCAACATCAAGGACGTCACCGACAAGCTCGAAGCTGACGGCGTCGCTTCCTTCATTGATTCCTGGAGCTCCGTCCTGGCTGATGTCCAGGCCGGCATCGACCGCGTGAACGCCTAA
- the secG gene encoding preprotein translocase subunit SecG — MHALKITLEIVVVILSLLLTMLILMHKGKGGGLSDMFGGGITQNAGTSGVAEKNLNRITVVVALIWVTLIIALDFMSKFNVG; from the coding sequence ATGCACGCCCTGAAGATCACTCTTGAAATCGTCGTCGTCATCCTCAGCCTTTTGCTGACCATGCTTATCCTCATGCACAAGGGTAAAGGCGGCGGTCTGTCCGACATGTTCGGCGGCGGCATCACCCAGAACGCCGGTACTTCAGGGGTTGCGGAGAAGAACCTGAACCGCATCACCGTGGTGGTCGCTTTGATTTGGGTCACCCTCATCATCGCTCTTGACTTCATGTCCAAGTTCAATGTCGGCTGA
- the tpiA gene encoding triose-phosphate isomerase, which produces MRTPIVAGNWKMNLGYKEATYFVQKLAWLLRDAHFDYSSCEVVITPPFTSIRSVQVLVKADDLRIQYGAQTVSVTSQGAFTGDISADMLSEMGCKYVIVGHSERRKYHPDDDANLVDQVRAVLAAGMRPILCVGEGITERRRGIELNYAVGQVDDITRDLGKEEAEQVIVAYEPVWAIGTGLVATPQSAQDAAHAIRQHFTSVYGAQTGQKVPILYGGSVSSKNATDLMNQAHDVDGFLVGGASLDPEEFATIIRLTQKAAHQRSSSRS; this is translated from the coding sequence ATGCGTACACCAATTGTTGCCGGTAACTGGAAGATGAATCTGGGCTACAAAGAGGCCACCTACTTCGTGCAGAAGCTGGCTTGGCTTCTGCGGGACGCGCATTTCGATTATTCTTCCTGCGAAGTGGTCATCACCCCTCCCTTCACTTCCATCCGCAGCGTCCAGGTCCTAGTGAAAGCCGATGATTTGCGGATCCAATATGGGGCGCAGACAGTCTCCGTCACTTCGCAAGGGGCTTTCACCGGGGATATCTCCGCCGACATGTTGTCCGAGATGGGCTGCAAATACGTCATCGTCGGCCATTCGGAACGGCGCAAATACCATCCTGATGATGACGCCAATCTGGTCGATCAGGTCAGGGCCGTCTTGGCCGCCGGCATGCGACCGATCCTCTGCGTGGGGGAGGGAATCACCGAACGCCGCCGCGGCATCGAGCTGAATTACGCCGTCGGTCAGGTGGATGACATCACCCGGGACCTGGGCAAAGAGGAGGCCGAACAAGTGATTGTGGCCTATGAACCTGTCTGGGCCATCGGGACCGGCCTGGTGGCGACGCCTCAGTCGGCCCAGGACGCCGCCCACGCCATCCGCCAGCACTTCACGTCGGTCTATGGGGCCCAGACGGGGCAGAAGGTCCCTATTCTCTACGGTGGGTCGGTCAGCTCGAAAAACGCGACCGATCTGATGAACCAAGCCCACGATGTGGATGGTTTCCTGGTGGGAGGGGCCTCCTTGGATCCGGAGGAATTCGCCACCATCATCCGCCTGACCCAGAAGGCGGCCCATCAACGCAGCTCCAGCCGCTCGTAA
- a CDS encoding phosphoglycerate kinase, which yields MKTLEDLGDLKGKRVLVRADFNVPLDGTTITDDGRIRAALPTITELRKDGAKVILMAHLGRPKGQVVPELSLAPVASRLSELLNAPVALAKDTYGPDAHAKVDAMQDGDVVLLENVRFNPEETSKDEAERSAYAKKIAELGDVFVSDGFGVVHRAQGSDYDVAADLPSAAGRLVEKEVAALSKATENPERPFTVVLGGSKVSDKLGVISNLLDKADRLVIGGGMVFTFLKALGYETGKSLLEEDMVAQAKEYLETAKKNGVEIVLPADIVAADAFAADSPYEVVDADKIPADKMGLDIGPRSQKLFHDKIVDSKTVVWNGPMGVFEFPEFAKGTAAVAQALIDSSKNGAFSIVGGGDSAAAVRRLGFDEDGFSHISTGGGASLEFLEGKALPGLSVLD from the coding sequence ATGAAGACTCTCGAAGATTTGGGCGATTTGAAGGGCAAGCGCGTTCTGGTGCGCGCGGACTTCAACGTTCCTCTGGACGGAACGACCATTACCGATGATGGCCGTATCCGCGCCGCCCTGCCTACCATCACCGAACTGCGTAAGGACGGGGCCAAAGTCATCCTCATGGCTCACTTGGGCCGTCCGAAGGGGCAGGTAGTCCCCGAGCTTTCCCTGGCCCCGGTGGCTTCCCGTTTAAGCGAACTCTTGAACGCCCCCGTGGCTTTGGCCAAGGACACCTACGGTCCTGACGCCCACGCCAAGGTGGACGCCATGCAGGATGGGGACGTGGTCCTCTTGGAAAACGTCCGTTTCAATCCGGAAGAGACCAGCAAGGACGAAGCCGAACGTTCCGCCTATGCCAAGAAAATCGCCGAGCTGGGCGATGTCTTCGTCTCCGATGGCTTTGGCGTGGTCCATCGCGCCCAAGGTTCTGATTACGATGTGGCCGCCGACCTGCCGTCCGCCGCAGGTCGTCTGGTCGAGAAGGAAGTGGCCGCCCTATCTAAGGCGACGGAGAATCCGGAGCGTCCTTTCACCGTCGTTCTGGGCGGTTCCAAGGTGTCCGACAAGCTCGGTGTCATCTCCAACCTTTTGGACAAGGCCGATCGTCTGGTCATCGGCGGTGGCATGGTCTTCACCTTCCTCAAGGCCCTCGGTTACGAGACCGGCAAGTCCCTCTTGGAAGAGGACATGGTGGCTCAGGCCAAGGAATATCTGGAGACCGCGAAGAAGAACGGGGTCGAGATCGTCCTTCCTGCCGATATCGTCGCCGCTGACGCTTTCGCCGCCGATTCTCCTTATGAGGTCGTTGACGCGGACAAGATCCCCGCGGACAAGATGGGGCTCGACATCGGTCCTCGTTCCCAGAAGCTCTTCCACGACAAGATCGTGGATTCCAAGACCGTGGTCTGGAACGGCCCTATGGGGGTCTTCGAATTCCCCGAGTTCGCCAAGGGTACGGCCGCTGTGGCCCAGGCCCTGATTGATTCCAGCAAGAACGGTGCTTTCAGCATCGTCGGTGGTGGCGATTCCGCCGCTGCCGTCCGCCGCTTGGGCTTCGATGAGGACGGGTTCTCCCATATCTCCACCGGTGGCGGCGCCTCCTTGGAGTTCCTCGAAGGCAAGGCCCTGCCGGGTCTGAGCGTCCTGGACTAA
- the whiA gene encoding DNA-binding protein WhiA, translating into MALVDEVKDELAGIGDEAINIRKAEASALIRFGGGLRSLQKHLVVITQFSNAKVASWLHETIRTVYGHEAELVQTARNLPDGHSMTWYSVRVFHAGGALALQSGLLDRRRHPVKGLPDDVVQGNISQVKAAWRGAFMARGFLSEPGKPAFLEIICPSGEAADALIYMARRLGITVSKRKVMSSLRVTLRDPDVIERMLSLMGAVNTAREWSGKHSETDNHGKTNRLANFDDANMRRSAKAAVEASEKVTHAFHVLGDDIPENLRQAGQLRLDHREASLEELGRLADPPITKDAIAGRIRRLLQLCAKVEKQRAVGQIE; encoded by the coding sequence GTGGCATTGGTCGATGAGGTTAAGGACGAGCTGGCCGGCATCGGTGACGAAGCGATCAACATCAGGAAGGCTGAAGCTTCCGCTCTTATCCGCTTCGGAGGCGGCCTTCGCAGCCTGCAGAAGCACCTCGTCGTCATCACCCAATTCTCCAACGCCAAGGTCGCTTCCTGGCTTCATGAGACCATCCGCACCGTCTATGGGCATGAGGCCGAATTGGTGCAGACCGCCCGCAACCTGCCGGACGGCCATTCCATGACCTGGTATTCGGTCCGCGTCTTCCATGCGGGTGGGGCCCTGGCCCTCCAGTCCGGCCTATTGGACCGGCGTCGGCACCCGGTCAAAGGCCTGCCCGATGACGTGGTCCAAGGCAACATCTCCCAGGTCAAGGCGGCCTGGCGAGGGGCCTTCATGGCCCGGGGGTTCCTGTCGGAACCAGGCAAGCCCGCCTTCCTGGAGATCATCTGCCCCAGCGGGGAAGCCGCGGACGCCTTGATTTACATGGCTCGGCGCCTGGGAATCACCGTCTCCAAAAGGAAGGTCATGTCTTCCTTGCGCGTCACCTTGCGCGACCCCGATGTGATCGAACGGATGCTCTCCCTGATGGGGGCGGTCAACACCGCCCGGGAGTGGAGCGGCAAGCATAGCGAAACCGACAATCATGGCAAGACCAATCGTCTGGCCAACTTCGACGACGCCAACATGCGGCGGTCGGCCAAGGCGGCCGTCGAGGCTAGCGAGAAGGTCACCCATGCCTTCCATGTCTTGGGCGACGACATACCCGAGAATCTACGGCAAGCGGGCCAGCTGCGCCTGGACCACCGGGAGGCGAGCCTGGAGGAGCTGGGGCGTCTGGCGGACCCGCCCATCACCAAGGACGCCATCGCCGGCCGCATCCGTCGGCTCCTGCAACTGTGCGCTAAGGTGGAAAAGCAGCGTGCCGTCGGCCAGATCGAGTAG
- the rapZ gene encoding RNase adapter RapZ: MAQAPNQEPQPTPRKDFQVLLITGMSGAGRTHAADSVEDMGWYVVDNMPPKFLIPMVDMMTASGSDVHKLAAVIDVRSRDYFEDIAEVISHLDDLGVKTRILFLDASDDELIKRYESVRRPHPLQKGRRLIDGILEERELLASLKERSDIVIDTTGLSIHQLSTQIYEELLGKGASTVNVHIFSFGFKHGTPTDADFIADVRFLPNPYWIPDLRSLNGRDKPVSDYVLQSRGAEEFMDAFVRTLLIAIDGYSREDKHFVTIGIGCTGGQHRSVAMSEEIAKRLRRHHLNVTVSARELDKKPGADSAHCGKGK, translated from the coding sequence ATGGCCCAAGCACCGAATCAGGAACCCCAGCCGACACCGCGGAAGGACTTTCAGGTCCTGCTCATCACCGGCATGTCCGGCGCCGGCCGCACCCATGCGGCGGACAGCGTGGAAGACATGGGCTGGTACGTGGTCGACAACATGCCTCCCAAGTTCCTCATCCCCATGGTCGATATGATGACCGCTTCCGGAAGCGACGTCCATAAGCTCGCCGCCGTGATTGACGTGCGTTCCCGCGATTATTTCGAAGACATAGCCGAAGTGATCAGCCACCTGGATGATTTGGGGGTCAAGACCCGCATCCTCTTCCTGGACGCCTCCGACGACGAACTCATCAAACGGTATGAAAGCGTCCGCCGGCCCCATCCTTTGCAGAAGGGGCGCAGGCTCATCGACGGCATCCTTGAGGAAAGGGAGCTGCTGGCTTCATTGAAGGAACGGTCGGACATCGTCATCGATACGACCGGTCTGAGCATCCACCAGCTTTCCACCCAGATCTACGAGGAGCTTTTGGGCAAAGGGGCCAGCACGGTCAACGTCCATATCTTCTCTTTCGGCTTCAAACATGGGACCCCGACCGATGCCGACTTCATCGCCGACGTCCGCTTCTTGCCGAATCCCTATTGGATCCCCGACCTGCGCAGCCTCAATGGCCGGGACAAGCCGGTCAGTGATTACGTCCTGCAATCCCGCGGAGCCGAGGAATTCATGGACGCTTTCGTACGGACCCTGCTCATCGCCATCGATGGGTATTCCCGGGAGGACAAGCATTTCGTGACCATCGGCATCGGATGCACTGGCGGCCAGCATCGGTCCGTCGCCATGAGCGAGGAGATCGCCAAACGCCTGCGCCGGCATCATCTGAACGTGACCGTCTCCGCCCGCGAGCTGGATAAGAAACCGGGGGCGGATTCAGCTCATTGTGGGAAAGGGAAATAG
- the uvrC gene encoding excinuclease ABC subunit UvrC: MTSGFRKTGSGDAEDIKAGGESGVKSGLKGGVNKNGAPLLGDSRDFFRPKPSDIPTQPGVYKWRDGQGRVIYVGKAKNLRNRLSNYFQPLHNLHPRTQNMVLTARSLEWTVVATELESLTLEYTWIKEFDPRFNVVFRDDKTYPYLAISLSEEFPRIWVTRNRNKRGTRYFGPYPKVWNMRHTLDSLLHAYPVRTCAPSTFHKAQVTGRPCLLAYIGKCSAPCVGWISAEDHRAMCEQLVGILTGRLGRTYADFLKEEMLEASRKLDFEKAARLRDQISALSSVLEQNSVVFDADVDADIFGLASDELEASVHCFFVRAGTIRGERSWSVERVEDVSDAQLIADLISQVYSDLMEESRRDASGSIAVSRSRDALAPSQQATARDAASRAQSTRERHSRQEETGRDDLVAPMSPVPREVIIPWEPDRKADLEEWLTGLRGSVVTIRVAARGEKRELMERASQNAQQSFSRLKASRMTDIGLRTQALNEIAQTLGLKEAPLRIEAYDISNASGGGYQVASMVVFEDGAPKKKEYRHFSIRGADGEGAVDDLSALYETLTRRFNHDKAGGEEPSPEAQSRPRFAYRPSLIVVDGGQPQVKAAARALADLGIDDIAVCGLAKKLEEIWLPDDDYPVIMKRQSEGLYLMQRVRDESHRFAITYHRKKRSKGSLRSALDDIDGVGLSYQRKLLNHFGSLKAIKAASLDDLQEVKGIGKAKASAIYSSLHQGGRA, encoded by the coding sequence ATGACAAGCGGATTCCGCAAAACCGGGAGCGGGGATGCCGAGGACATCAAGGCCGGCGGGGAAAGCGGCGTCAAGAGTGGTCTTAAAGGCGGCGTCAATAAAAACGGAGCCCCCCTCCTGGGGGACAGCCGCGACTTCTTCCGCCCCAAGCCTTCGGACATTCCCACCCAGCCGGGAGTCTACAAATGGAGGGACGGTCAGGGCCGGGTCATCTACGTGGGAAAAGCCAAGAACCTGCGCAACCGCTTGAGCAACTACTTCCAGCCCCTGCATAATCTGCATCCGCGTACCCAGAACATGGTCCTCACCGCCCGCAGCCTGGAATGGACGGTGGTGGCCACCGAGCTGGAATCGCTGACTTTGGAGTACACCTGGATCAAGGAGTTCGACCCCCGTTTCAACGTGGTCTTCCGGGATGACAAGACCTATCCTTACCTTGCCATCTCCCTGAGCGAGGAATTCCCCCGGATCTGGGTGACCCGCAACCGGAACAAAAGGGGGACCCGCTACTTCGGCCCTTATCCCAAAGTCTGGAACATGAGACATACCTTGGATTCCCTCCTGCACGCCTACCCGGTCCGGACATGCGCCCCTTCCACCTTCCACAAGGCCCAGGTGACCGGCCGGCCGTGCCTTCTGGCCTATATAGGGAAATGCTCCGCCCCTTGCGTCGGTTGGATTTCAGCTGAAGACCACAGGGCCATGTGCGAGCAGCTGGTGGGGATCCTGACCGGCCGGTTGGGACGAACCTACGCCGACTTCTTGAAGGAGGAGATGCTGGAGGCCAGCCGAAAGCTAGACTTCGAGAAGGCGGCCCGCCTGCGCGACCAGATTTCGGCCTTGTCTTCGGTTCTGGAGCAGAACTCGGTCGTCTTTGATGCCGATGTGGACGCCGACATCTTCGGCCTGGCTTCGGACGAGCTGGAAGCCAGCGTCCACTGCTTCTTCGTGCGCGCCGGCACCATCCGGGGAGAGCGCAGTTGGAGCGTGGAAAGGGTGGAGGACGTGTCCGATGCCCAGCTCATCGCGGATCTGATTTCCCAGGTCTACTCCGACTTGATGGAGGAAAGCCGGCGGGACGCGAGCGGGTCCATAGCCGTCTCCCGCAGCCGGGACGCTCTGGCCCCCAGCCAGCAGGCGACGGCCAGGGACGCCGCCTCCCGCGCCCAATCCACCCGCGAACGCCACTCCCGTCAAGAGGAGACCGGCCGCGATGACCTAGTGGCCCCCATGTCTCCCGTTCCCCGGGAAGTCATCATCCCTTGGGAGCCGGATCGCAAGGCCGATTTGGAGGAATGGCTGACCGGCCTGCGCGGGTCGGTCGTGACCATCCGGGTGGCGGCCCGGGGGGAGAAGAGGGAGCTGATGGAACGGGCCAGCCAGAACGCCCAGCAATCCTTCTCCCGCCTTAAGGCTTCACGCATGACCGATATCGGTCTGCGCACCCAGGCCTTGAACGAGATCGCCCAGACCCTGGGGCTGAAGGAGGCCCCCCTGCGCATCGAGGCTTACGATATCTCCAACGCCTCCGGCGGCGGTTATCAGGTGGCCTCCATGGTGGTCTTCGAGGATGGGGCCCCGAAAAAGAAGGAATACCGGCATTTCTCCATCCGTGGCGCCGATGGTGAAGGGGCTGTGGATGATTTGTCCGCCTTGTATGAGACCTTGACCAGGCGGTTCAACCATGACAAGGCAGGCGGTGAGGAGCCCTCCCCGGAAGCGCAGTCGCGGCCTCGCTTCGCCTACCGGCCCAGCCTGATCGTGGTCGATGGGGGGCAGCCCCAGGTCAAAGCGGCCGCCCGGGCCTTGGCGGACTTGGGAATCGACGACATAGCCGTCTGCGGTCTGGCGAAGAAGCTGGAGGAGATCTGGCTGCCGGACGACGACTATCCGGTCATCATGAAAAGGCAGAGCGAGGGCCTGTACCTGATGCAGCGGGTCCGGGACGAATCCCACCGTTTCGCCATCACCTACCACCGCAAGAAGCGGTCCAAAGGATCCCTGCGCTCCGCCTTGGACGATATCGACGGGGTGGGCTTATCCTATCAACGCAAGCTCCTCAACCATTTCGGCTCCCTGAAAGCCATCAAGGCCGCCAGCCTCGACGACCTTCAGGAAGTCAAAGGAATCGGGAAGGCCAAGGCTTCGGCCATCTATAGCTCCCTGCACCAAGGAGGACGAGCCTGA
- the uvrA gene encoding excinuclease ABC subunit UvrA — protein MRVAPGAIVDPLENLPHDQKILIHGAREHNLKNVDLAIPRNQMVVFTGLSGSGKSSLAFDTLFAEGQRRYVESLSAYARQFLGQMDKPDVDFIEGLSPAVSIDQKTTNRNPRSTVGTITEIYDYLRLLFARVGVPHCPVCGLTVSAQTPQQIVDTLLRLPERTRFQILAPVARGRKGEFVELLETLRSDGYARAIIDGERHELSEEIKLAKQKKHIIEVIVDRLVIKEGIRQRLTDSVETALRLGNGIIVIDYVDKDQDDPHRRQPFSEKRSCPNGHELELDEIEPRTFSFNAPYGACPECTGIGYKLEIDPELVVSDPEKTLREGAIEPWSTSKTQERYYTHLLEGLSEELGFSLDQPWQDLPEEARHAILFGHDFKVKVSYRNRWGRNVEYSSGFEGVVRTLMRKHEETDSDLMKQYYESYMREVPCPVCQGKRLKPEVLSVTIEGQSIIDLCDMPVSQCGQWMKNLTLQGAAATIATEVLKEIRARLDFLNDVGLNYLTLSRAAATLSGGEAQRIRLATQIGSGLVGVMYVLDEPSIGLHQRDNSRLIHTLHNLRDLGNTLIVVEHDQETIETADWLVDIGPGAGEKGGEVVYSGKASGLTKATRSVTADYIAGRKAILLPARRRAIDPDKELTVVGARENNLKNLTVDIPLGVMTAITGVSGSGKSTLINQILYPVLADKLNGARIVPGKHTRVKGVDQLRKVIHVDQNPIGRTPRSNPATYTGVWDKIRQLFAKTPEAQVRGYGPGRFSFNVKGGRCEACHGDGTLKIEMNFLPDVYVPCEVCHGKRYNRETLEVTYNGKTVSDVLDMPIEEAARFFKAYPAISRYLDTLVDVGLGYIRLGQPAPTLSGGESQRVKLATELQKRSDGRTIYILDEPTTGLHFDDVNKLLQVLQSLVDKGNTIVVIEHNLDVIKCADWIIDLGPEGGDAGGRIVAQGIPEEVAKVEGSWTGQYLKAMLADPHARPAHARSSKAKES, from the coding sequence ATGAGGGTGGCGCCGGGAGCCATCGTGGATCCTTTGGAAAACCTGCCCCACGACCAGAAGATCCTCATACACGGAGCCCGCGAACATAACCTGAAGAACGTGGACCTGGCCATCCCCCGCAATCAGATGGTCGTCTTCACCGGCCTGTCCGGCTCAGGCAAGTCGTCTTTGGCCTTCGACACCCTTTTCGCGGAAGGGCAAAGAAGGTACGTGGAATCCCTGTCCGCCTACGCCCGCCAATTCCTGGGCCAGATGGACAAACCGGACGTGGACTTCATCGAAGGCCTGAGCCCGGCCGTCTCCATCGACCAGAAAACCACCAACCGCAACCCCCGTTCCACTGTGGGGACCATCACCGAGATCTACGATTATCTCCGTCTCCTCTTCGCCCGGGTGGGCGTGCCCCATTGCCCCGTCTGCGGCCTGACCGTTTCCGCCCAGACCCCCCAACAGATCGTGGACACCCTTCTGAGACTGCCGGAGCGCACCCGGTTCCAAATCCTGGCTCCCGTGGCCCGAGGGCGCAAAGGCGAATTCGTGGAGCTTCTGGAGACTTTGCGGTCCGACGGCTACGCCAGGGCCATCATCGACGGCGAGCGCCATGAGCTGTCGGAAGAGATCAAGCTGGCCAAGCAGAAGAAGCACATCATCGAGGTCATCGTCGACCGTCTGGTCATCAAAGAAGGGATCCGCCAACGTCTGACCGATTCGGTGGAGACCGCTTTGCGCTTGGGCAACGGCATCATCGTCATCGACTACGTGGACAAGGACCAGGACGATCCCCACCGTCGCCAGCCCTTCTCGGAGAAACGCAGCTGCCCCAACGGCCACGAGCTGGAGCTGGATGAGATCGAGCCCCGGACCTTCTCCTTCAACGCCCCTTACGGGGCTTGCCCTGAATGCACCGGGATCGGCTACAAGCTGGAAATCGACCCCGAGCTGGTCGTCTCCGACCCGGAAAAGACCTTGCGGGAGGGGGCCATCGAGCCTTGGTCCACTTCCAAGACCCAGGAACGCTACTACACCCACCTTTTGGAAGGCCTGTCCGAAGAATTGGGATTCTCCCTGGACCAGCCCTGGCAGGACCTGCCGGAAGAGGCCCGGCATGCCATCCTTTTCGGCCACGATTTCAAGGTGAAGGTCTCCTACCGTAACCGCTGGGGCCGCAACGTCGAATATTCCAGCGGCTTCGAAGGCGTGGTCCGCACCCTCATGCGCAAGCATGAAGAGACCGATTCCGATCTGATGAAGCAGTATTACGAGTCCTATATGAGGGAAGTGCCTTGTCCGGTCTGCCAAGGCAAGAGGCTCAAGCCCGAGGTCCTGTCCGTGACCATCGAAGGCCAGTCGATCATCGACTTGTGCGACATGCCGGTCTCCCAATGCGGCCAGTGGATGAAAAACCTGACCTTGCAGGGGGCGGCGGCCACCATCGCCACCGAAGTGCTCAAGGAGATCCGGGCCCGGCTGGACTTCCTCAACGACGTGGGTCTGAACTATCTGACCCTGTCCCGGGCGGCCGCCACCTTGTCCGGCGGGGAGGCCCAGCGGATCCGCCTGGCCACCCAGATCGGTTCCGGCCTGGTCGGAGTCATGTACGTCTTGGATGAGCCTTCCATCGGTCTTCATCAAAGGGATAACAGCCGGCTCATCCACACACTTCATAACCTGCGTGACTTGGGTAACACCCTGATTGTGGTCGAACATGACCAAGAGACCATCGAAACCGCTGATTGGCTGGTGGACATCGGCCCTGGGGCAGGGGAGAAGGGCGGGGAAGTCGTCTACTCCGGAAAGGCATCCGGCTTGACCAAGGCAACCCGGTCCGTGACCGCCGACTATATCGCCGGCCGCAAGGCCATCCTCCTGCCAGCCCGACGTCGCGCGATCGACCCGGACAAGGAACTGACCGTCGTCGGAGCCAGGGAGAACAACCTGAAAAACCTGACCGTGGACATCCCCCTAGGGGTCATGACCGCCATCACCGGCGTATCCGGGTCCGGCAAGTCCACCCTGATCAACCAGATCCTTTACCCCGTCCTGGCCGACAAGCTCAACGGGGCCCGGATCGTCCCCGGCAAGCATACCCGGGTGAAAGGGGTCGACCAGCTGCGCAAGGTCATCCATGTGGATCAGAACCCCATCGGCCGCACCCCTCGTTCCAACCCCGCCACTTACACGGGCGTCTGGGACAAGATCCGCCAACTTTTCGCCAAGACCCCCGAGGCCCAGGTCCGCGGCTATGGCCCCGGCCGCTTCTCCTTCAATGTCAAAGGCGGCCGGTGCGAGGCCTGCCACGGGGATGGGACCCTCAAGATCGAGATGAATTTCCTGCCGGACGTCTACGTGCCCTGCGAAGTCTGCCATGGCAAACGCTACAACCGCGAGACCTTGGAAGTCACCTACAACGGCAAGACCGTCTCCGACGTCCTGGACATGCCCATCGAGGAGGCGGCCCGTTTCTTCAAGGCCTATCCGGCCATCTCCCGCTATCTGGACACCCTGGTGGACGTGGGTCTCGGCTACATCCGTCTGGGCCAGCCCGCCCCAACCTTGTCCGGCGGGGAAAGCCAAAGGGTCAAGTTGGCCACCGAGCTGCAAAAGAGGTCCGATGGACGGACCATCTACATCCTGGACGAGCCCACCACCGGCCTGCATTTCGATGACGTCAACAAGCTCCTGCAGGTCCTGCAAAGCCTGGTGGATAAAGGCAACACCATCGTGGTCATCGAGCATAACCTGGACGTGATCAAATGCGCCGATTGGATCATCGATCTGGGCCCCGAAGGCGGGGACGCCGGCGGGCGAATCGTGGCCCAGGGAATCCCGGAAGAGGTGGCCAAGGTCGAAGGGTCCTGGACCGGGCAGTACCTGAAGGCGATGTTGGCCGACCCCCACGCCCGGCCCGCTCACGCCCGCTCTTCGAAAGCGAAGGAATCATGA